A region of Macaca thibetana thibetana isolate TM-01 chromosome 20, ASM2454274v1, whole genome shotgun sequence DNA encodes the following proteins:
- the LOC126944148 gene encoding translation initiation factor IF-2-like has translation MQTGVLTEGTENSASATATGPSAWTSGSPSPPPHSGGRGKRPPRTVGLGFGFGGALHSDSEVPRNEGVGAGGIQPGRLCHRAPGLPATGKRRHLRRCAVDACIPRARGCRALHIHLLGAHRGPGPCRVSAGLSFPARRGLRHCPQCGTRPRLGWEPTLRERHLQGAQGAEAAAGGAGAAGGDAGSREGPAAQARAGGGPRPKLASEGGKGGPGWGPQAPGTSARAAGPGGTHRAWAPGRRRPVRGPLAGSPPSATRALLQPRSGGSTDSCVAALEGRGRLRPATGGRTGRSGSSRGRGGSRVRSRPPLQVPGPPPAASAAPASPTPRLRSAPCISPLPGRGRAGLRVRSRPP, from the coding sequence ATGCAAACAGGCGTCCTGACGGAGGGCACCGAGAACTCGGCCTCAGCGACTGCCACAGGCCCCTCCGCCTGGACTAGCGGCTCCCCTTCCCCGCCCCCACACAGCGGAGGGCGCGGCAAACGCCCACCGCGGACTGTGGGCCTTGGATTCGGATTCGGAGGCGCCTTGCATTCGGATTCGGAGGTTCCTCGGAACGAGGGGGTGGGAGCAGGCGGAATCCAACCCGGGCGGCTTTGCCACCGCGCGCCCGGCCTCCCCGCGACAGGGAAGCGGCGCCATCTCCGCAGGTGCGCGGTGGACGCCTGCATCCCTCGGGCCCGGGGCTGTCGGGCGCTACACATCCACCTCCTGGGCGCACACAGAGGGCCTGGGCCGTGCCGAGTCTCGGCAGGGTTGAGCTTCCCCGCGCGGCGCGGGCTCCGGCACTGCCCGCAGTGCGGGACACGCCCAAGGCTCGGATGGGAGCCGACGCTGCGGGAGCGGCACCTGCAGGGAGCGCAGGGAGCCGAGGCCGCGGCGGGAGGGGCGGGCGCGGCCGGCGGGGATGCGGGGTCGCGGGAGGGGCCCGCAGCCCAGGCCAGAGCTGGGGGCGGCCCGAGGCCCAAGCTGGCCAGCGAGGGTGGGAAGGGCGGACCCGGGTGGGGACCGCAAGCCCCGGGAACAAGCGCGCGAGCGGCGGGTCCCGGCGGCACTCACCGAGCCTGGGCGCCGGGGCGGCGGCGGCCGGTGCGCGGACCTCTCGCGGGGTCCCCTCCCTCGGCCACCCGGGCTCTGCTCCAGCCTCGCAGTGGCGGAAGCACTGACAGCTGCGTGGCCGCCCTGGAGGGGAGGGGGCGCCTGCGACCCGCGACTGGCGGACGCACCGGCCGTTCCGGCTCCAGCAGGGGGCGCGGCGGCTCGCGCGTGCGCAGTCGGCCGCCCCTGCAGGTGCCCGGTCCACCCCCGGCCGCCTCGGCCGCTCCGGCCAGCCCAACCCCGCGCCTGCGCAGTGCCCCGTGCATCTCGCCCTTGCCCGGCAGAGGGCGCGCTGGCTTGCGCGTGCGCAGTCGGCCACCCTGA